A window of the Azospirillum formosense genome harbors these coding sequences:
- a CDS encoding ATP-binding protein, with the protein MIRFPVNALLNFHPKAILAAIVLVMTLLGGVAWGALSLVDYVSTLDRAERGTRQAAAFLEGHADAVLDGGAAVLARVADRLEEGGFASLPDHALGEALAASRFGALSILDSGGRTVFGPSIHPDGGTASLFRGPGGALELLHGQVDGLDSILMVRRILGREGILEGAVLLALPSSSLHTVLDVFSDGRHNVAGLFRLDGTRLAGLGGDGVGPLPTLEPGEESGESDWTVGGEGAVIGLKRMRDFPAVAAVALPRDVVLEPWSGRLQHGFMMVGVSVVALFGLAALGWASLRREAAARDALRDANARLEQRVEERTADLRSLNQKLVRALAEKERANQAKARFLSAANHDLRQPFQALRLFHHLLMERLKEPRERSIAEKMGEALDSGEKLLHALLEVATLDAGVVRPNIADVPLATVLDSVAAEFRGLAADKALDLRVRGCPAMVRTDATLLTRMLGDLLRNAIAYTPAGGIVVGCRRRGQWLRIEVWDTGSGIAAEHLDAIFEDFVQLGNPERDRRRGLGLGLPKVRRKAALLGHAVEVRSRPGHGSVFSIMVPLAASESRSDAVVPVPAGRAEDSDTRLILIVEDDPVQSAGMQLLLESWGHDVLVAADGPAALAALRAAPRCPDVILSDFRLPGPLTGAETVTRAAEQEGRPIPGIILTGDTAPERIREAVAAGCRLLHKPVTPDVLRDALNALGTERQPVRHSRSSAA; encoded by the coding sequence ATGATCCGGTTCCCGGTCAACGCCTTGCTGAACTTCCACCCGAAGGCCATCCTGGCCGCCATCGTCCTGGTGATGACGCTGCTTGGCGGTGTGGCCTGGGGGGCGCTGTCGCTCGTCGATTACGTCAGCACGCTCGACCGCGCGGAACGCGGCACCCGGCAGGCGGCGGCCTTCCTCGAAGGGCACGCCGACGCGGTGCTGGACGGCGGGGCCGCCGTCCTGGCGCGGGTCGCCGACCGGCTGGAGGAGGGCGGCTTCGCGTCGCTCCCCGACCACGCCCTGGGCGAGGCACTGGCGGCGTCGCGGTTCGGCGCGCTGTCCATCCTGGACTCCGGCGGCCGCACGGTCTTCGGCCCCTCCATCCATCCCGACGGCGGCACCGCGAGCCTGTTCCGGGGCCCGGGGGGCGCTCTCGAACTGTTGCACGGACAGGTGGACGGGCTGGATTCCATCCTGATGGTCCGCCGCATCCTGGGGCGCGAGGGCATCCTGGAGGGGGCGGTCCTGCTGGCGCTTCCCTCCTCCAGCCTGCACACGGTGCTCGACGTCTTCAGCGACGGGCGGCACAACGTGGCCGGGCTGTTCCGCCTGGACGGCACGCGGCTGGCGGGGCTCGGCGGCGACGGGGTCGGTCCGCTGCCGACGCTGGAGCCGGGAGAGGAAAGCGGCGAGAGCGACTGGACGGTCGGCGGGGAGGGCGCGGTCATCGGCCTGAAGCGGATGCGCGACTTCCCGGCGGTCGCGGCGGTCGCCCTGCCGCGCGACGTCGTCCTGGAGCCGTGGAGCGGCCGTTTGCAGCACGGCTTCATGATGGTCGGAGTCAGCGTCGTCGCGCTGTTCGGTCTGGCCGCCCTCGGCTGGGCCAGCCTGCGGCGCGAGGCGGCGGCGCGCGACGCTCTGCGCGACGCCAACGCCCGGCTGGAACAGCGGGTGGAGGAGCGCACCGCCGACCTGCGCTCCCTCAACCAGAAGCTCGTCCGCGCCCTGGCCGAGAAGGAGCGCGCCAACCAGGCCAAGGCGCGCTTCCTGTCGGCGGCCAACCACGACCTGCGCCAGCCCTTCCAGGCGCTGCGCCTGTTCCACCATCTGCTGATGGAGCGGCTGAAGGAACCGCGCGAGCGCTCCATCGCCGAGAAGATGGGCGAGGCGCTGGACAGCGGGGAGAAGCTGCTGCACGCGCTGCTGGAGGTCGCCACGCTGGACGCCGGGGTGGTCCGCCCGAACATCGCCGATGTGCCGCTCGCCACGGTGCTGGACAGCGTGGCCGCGGAGTTCCGTGGGCTGGCGGCGGACAAGGCGTTGGACCTGCGGGTGCGCGGCTGCCCCGCGATGGTCCGCACCGACGCCACGCTGCTGACGCGGATGCTGGGCGACCTGCTGCGCAACGCCATCGCCTACACCCCCGCGGGCGGCATCGTGGTCGGCTGCCGGCGGCGCGGGCAATGGCTGCGCATCGAGGTGTGGGACACCGGTTCCGGCATCGCGGCGGAGCATCTGGACGCCATCTTCGAAGACTTCGTGCAGCTGGGCAACCCGGAGCGCGACCGCCGCCGCGGCCTGGGGCTGGGGCTTCCCAAGGTGCGCCGCAAAGCCGCGCTGCTGGGCCACGCGGTGGAGGTCCGCTCGCGCCCCGGCCATGGCTCCGTCTTCTCGATCATGGTTCCGCTGGCGGCCAGCGAATCGCGGTCGGACGCGGTGGTCCCGGTCCCCGCCGGCCGGGCGGAGGATTCCGACACCCGGCTGATCCTGATCGTGGAGGACGACCCGGTGCAGAGCGCCGGGATGCAGCTTCTTCTGGAAAGCTGGGGGCACGACGTTCTGGTGGCGGCGGACGGGCCGGCGGCGCTGGCGGCGCTGCGCGCGGCGCCGCGCTGTCCCGACGTCATCCTGTCCGACTTCCGCCTGCCGGGGCCGCTGACCGGCGCCGAGACGGTCACCCGCGCGGCGGAGCAGGAGGGGCGGCCGATCCCCGGGATCATCCTGACCGGCGACACCGCCCCCGAACGAATCCGCGAGGCGGTGGCCGCGGGCTGCCGCCTGCTGCACAAGCCCGTCACCCCCGACGTGCTGCGCGACGCGCTGAACGCCCTGGGAACGGAACGCCAGCCGGTCCGCCACAGCCGGTCGTCGGCGGCGTGA
- the glgX gene encoding glycogen debranching protein GlgX produces MKKPPFAPKVFRQSRIREGLPYPLGATWDGLGVNFALFSANATKVELCLFDQDGRRELERIELPEYTDEVWHGYLPDARPGTVYGYRVHGPYEPKAGHRFNPNKLLLDPYAKHMVGPLRWSDAHFGYRVGSPRGDLSFDRRDSAPGMPKCVVIDPAFTWGHDRHPAIPWEKSIFYETHVRGYTMRHPAVPPQYRGTFAGLAQQEVVEYIRSLGVTAVELLPVHAFVDDRYLLEKGLRNYWGYNSISFFAPDPRYMATGAIHEFKEMVARLHDAGIEVILDVVYNHTAEGNEMGPTLSFKGIDNASYYRLAPDPRYYINDTGTGNTLNLVHSRVLQMVTDSLRYWVTEMHVDGFRFDLATILARETYGFDHSGGFLDACRQDPVLSRVKLIAEPWDCGPGGYQVGGFPPGWAEWNDKFRDTVRSYWKGDEGKLPELATRMAASADVFNRRGRKPWASVNFVTAHDGFTLHDLVSYNDKHNDANGEDNRDGHSHNISWNHGAEGPTDDPEINALRFRQMRNLLATLLLSQGTPMILAGDEFARSQNGNNNAYCQDNEISWIDWEGVSDEGWALTDFVRHLIGLRQSHPLLRRGRFFTGAYNPDLEVKDLTWITPAGEEKTTEQWQDPMARCLGMLLDGRAQATGIKKAASDATLLLIINAYHDVVPFKLPEVAGGSRWLTLVDTTEPDRLEVATAQTGDEIPVNGRSLLLFELMPDRRSDMGLKAAARALRAASGPGEPVAAITPDSIASGSSPAETVQQPGE; encoded by the coding sequence GTGAAGAAGCCGCCGTTCGCTCCTAAGGTTTTCCGCCAGTCCCGCATCCGGGAAGGTCTTCCCTACCCTCTCGGCGCCACATGGGACGGGCTGGGCGTCAACTTCGCGCTGTTTTCCGCCAACGCCACCAAGGTGGAGCTGTGCCTGTTCGACCAGGACGGACGCCGCGAGCTGGAACGGATCGAGCTGCCCGAATACACCGACGAGGTGTGGCACGGCTATCTGCCGGACGCCCGGCCGGGCACCGTCTACGGGTACCGCGTGCACGGGCCGTACGAGCCCAAGGCGGGCCACCGCTTCAACCCGAACAAGCTGCTGCTCGACCCCTACGCCAAGCACATGGTCGGGCCGCTGCGCTGGTCGGACGCGCATTTCGGCTACCGCGTCGGCTCGCCGCGCGGCGACCTGTCCTTCGACCGTCGCGACAGCGCCCCCGGCATGCCGAAATGCGTGGTGATCGACCCGGCCTTCACCTGGGGCCACGACCGCCACCCGGCGATCCCCTGGGAGAAGTCGATCTTCTACGAGACCCACGTGCGCGGCTACACCATGCGGCACCCGGCGGTGCCGCCGCAGTACCGCGGCACCTTCGCCGGCCTCGCCCAGCAGGAGGTGGTGGAGTACATCCGCTCTCTGGGTGTCACGGCGGTGGAGCTTCTGCCGGTCCACGCCTTCGTGGATGACCGCTACCTGCTGGAAAAGGGGCTGCGCAACTACTGGGGCTACAACAGCATCTCCTTCTTCGCGCCCGACCCGCGCTACATGGCGACCGGCGCGATCCACGAATTCAAGGAGATGGTCGCCCGCCTGCACGACGCCGGGATCGAGGTCATCCTCGACGTGGTCTACAACCACACCGCCGAAGGCAACGAGATGGGGCCGACGCTGTCCTTCAAGGGCATCGACAACGCCTCCTACTACCGGCTGGCGCCGGACCCGCGCTACTACATCAACGACACCGGCACCGGCAACACGCTGAACCTCGTCCATTCGCGCGTCCTCCAGATGGTCACCGATTCCCTGCGCTACTGGGTGACCGAGATGCATGTCGACGGCTTCCGCTTCGACCTCGCCACCATCCTGGCGCGGGAGACCTACGGCTTCGACCACAGCGGCGGCTTCCTCGACGCCTGCCGCCAGGACCCGGTGCTGTCGCGCGTCAAGCTGATCGCCGAGCCGTGGGATTGCGGCCCCGGCGGCTATCAGGTCGGCGGCTTCCCGCCGGGCTGGGCGGAGTGGAACGACAAGTTCCGCGACACCGTGCGCTCCTACTGGAAGGGCGACGAGGGCAAGCTGCCCGAGCTGGCGACCCGCATGGCCGCCTCGGCGGACGTGTTCAACCGGCGCGGGCGCAAGCCCTGGGCGAGCGTCAACTTCGTCACCGCCCATGACGGCTTCACGCTGCACGACCTCGTCTCCTACAACGACAAGCACAACGACGCGAACGGCGAGGACAACCGCGACGGCCATTCGCACAACATCTCCTGGAACCACGGGGCGGAGGGGCCGACCGACGATCCGGAGATCAACGCCCTGCGCTTCCGCCAGATGCGCAACCTGCTGGCCACGCTGCTGCTGTCCCAGGGCACGCCGATGATCCTGGCCGGCGACGAGTTCGCGCGCAGCCAGAACGGCAACAACAACGCCTATTGCCAGGACAACGAGATCAGCTGGATCGACTGGGAAGGCGTCAGCGACGAGGGCTGGGCGCTGACCGATTTCGTCCGCCACCTGATCGGGCTGCGGCAGAGCCATCCGCTGCTGCGCCGCGGCCGCTTCTTCACCGGCGCCTACAACCCCGACCTGGAGGTGAAGGACCTCACCTGGATCACCCCCGCCGGCGAGGAGAAGACCACCGAGCAATGGCAGGACCCCATGGCGCGCTGCCTGGGGATGCTGCTGGACGGGCGGGCGCAGGCCACCGGCATCAAGAAGGCGGCGTCGGACGCCACGCTGCTGCTCATCATCAACGCCTACCACGACGTGGTGCCCTTCAAGCTGCCGGAGGTCGCCGGCGGCAGCCGCTGGCTGACCCTGGTGGACACCACGGAGCCCGACCGGCTGGAGGTCGCCACCGCCCAGACCGGCGACGAGATCCCGGTCAACGGGCGCTCCCTGCTGCTGTTCGAGCTGATGCCCGACCGCCGCTCCGACATGGGGCTGAAGGCCGCCGCGCGGGCTCTGCGCGCCGCCTCCGGGCCTGGAGAGCCGGTCGCCGCCATCACGCCGGACAGCATCGCGTCGGGGTCCAGCCCCGCCGAGACGGTGCAGCAGCCAGGCGAGTGA
- a CDS encoding Nif11-like leader peptide family natural product precursor: protein MCHGDYIRFLVAVEADPALRAALRRASRGLVTLGDLVDFAAGHGYRFTEADIPLAAAQPVGCGTH from the coding sequence ATGTGTCATGGCGACTACATCCGGTTCCTGGTCGCGGTCGAGGCCGACCCGGCCCTGCGCGCGGCGCTGCGGCGGGCGTCGCGCGGGCTGGTGACCCTGGGCGATCTGGTGGATTTCGCCGCCGGCCACGGATACCGCTTCACGGAGGCGGACATTCCCCTGGCCGCGGCCCAGCCCGTCGGCTGCGGAACCCATTGA
- a CDS encoding helix-turn-helix domain-containing protein yields the protein MQHHDLLSRTVSTDRDITLEALRVFTYLSRRLHFDRPVPVLQSELADALGMQRPNVNRAIKLLETKQILLRDSKLGRAITFRLNPELEGGRA from the coding sequence ATGCAGCATCATGACCTCCTCTCCAGGACCGTTTCGACCGATCGGGACATCACCCTGGAGGCGCTTCGTGTGTTCACCTACCTGAGCCGGCGGCTCCACTTCGACCGTCCCGTGCCGGTGCTCCAGTCCGAACTGGCTGACGCGCTCGGCATGCAGCGGCCCAACGTCAACCGGGCCATCAAGCTGCTGGAGACCAAGCAGATCCTTCTGCGGGACTCCAAGCTGGGGCGTGCGATCACGTTCCGGTTGAACCCGGAACTGGAGGGCGGCCGGGCCTGA
- the gpmA gene encoding 2,3-diphosphoglycerate-dependent phosphoglycerate mutase produces MHRLVLLRHGQSVWNRSDLFTGWTDVDLTEQGVAETRHAAGLLKQAGFDFDVAFTSVLKRAIKTLDIVLEEMDRMWLPVHKHWRLNERHYGALQGLNKTETAARHGADQVFLWRRSWDVPPPPVEPEDPCSAVSDRRYAGLGRANLPRGESLKDTTDRVIPFWEEGICPALRLGARVLVSAHGNSLRGLVKHLDKVPDQDIPLFEIPTSRPLVYELGADLVPLRRYFLTDGGGTEEITWTRRDDAGPSGVAAA; encoded by the coding sequence ATGCATCGGCTCGTACTGCTGCGGCACGGTCAGAGCGTCTGGAACCGCTCGGATCTGTTCACCGGCTGGACCGACGTCGACCTGACCGAACAGGGGGTGGCCGAAACCCGCCACGCCGCCGGCCTCCTGAAGCAGGCCGGATTCGATTTTGACGTGGCCTTCACCTCCGTCCTCAAGCGGGCGATCAAGACGCTCGACATCGTGCTGGAGGAGATGGACCGGATGTGGCTGCCGGTGCACAAGCACTGGCGCCTGAACGAGCGCCATTACGGCGCGCTCCAGGGGCTGAACAAGACGGAGACGGCGGCCCGGCACGGCGCCGATCAGGTCTTCCTATGGCGGCGGAGCTGGGATGTCCCGCCCCCGCCCGTCGAGCCCGAGGACCCGTGCTCCGCGGTGTCGGACCGCCGTTACGCCGGGCTCGGCCGCGCCAACCTGCCCCGCGGCGAAAGCCTGAAGGACACCACGGACCGGGTGATCCCCTTCTGGGAGGAAGGCATCTGCCCCGCCCTGCGGCTGGGCGCGCGGGTGCTGGTGTCGGCCCACGGCAACAGCCTCCGCGGCCTCGTCAAGCATCTCGACAAGGTGCCCGACCAGGACATCCCGCTGTTCGAGATCCCGACCAGCCGCCCGCTGGTCTACGAATTGGGCGCCGATCTGGTCCCGCTGCGCCGCTACTTCCTGACCGACGGCGGCGGAACCGAGGAGATCACCTGGACCCGCCGGGACGACGCCGGTCCGAGCGGCGTCGCGGCGGCGTGA
- a CDS encoding helicase-related protein — translation MSNDETTPRQPGTADEFDRRDALRAIAAVVRGDGIEVDADSTPARWSVAVVHEVVVPGTDRKLKLRFRVALGPLPDIEAELWGLMTAEEGFGRPQAKALGKRVKAACLSSAAIEKARGRVDGWFASMAQRANGFGEAWRPKGFADELGRVIGFGGRIPRLQTLLDALEEAFSTAAARAGLKVRRERLENASGLGVYLDSFATARAMVRKLRLFVGPTNSGKTHAAMDRLAEAQSGCYLAPLRLLALEGQEALETRGRACSLVTGEERDVRPGASFTSSTIEMVNTSKVWGACVIDEIQMIGDPDRGWAWTQAVAGVAAPEILMTGSADAIPYVQRLATALGEELEVVEFTRKSPLRVQEERVPLENVRRGDAVIAFSRKDVMGLRRELLARDHTVAVIYGALSPEVRRAEARRFRDGTADVLVATDAIGMGLNLPVARVVLSTTRKYDGREERDLNSSEIRQIGGRAGRFGMHEEGRVAVLEGENINPVRRALTTPPVPPEDPRAWISPNLTHVEAIARELDTDSLAKVLRTAGQELLRANQTFRMTDLEQRIQAAAAVDRAKLPLAVRDMLARCPIDVRDQNNLRLLALWATNQGKGIRNSAPDAAERFHHRVGTDVELEKAERAVKELTAYAWLAYRFPDAYPDMDLCQERRAMLNAFIERTLAERSLARACPVCGTRLKANHRFRVCDSCYAGRVEERQGERQGDRRGRRPDGARGPDRGAAPAEGGHPQFHHPLPGRKRGKGGAGHRGRRPAGG, via the coding sequence ATGAGCAACGACGAGACCACCCCCCGCCAACCGGGCACCGCCGACGAATTCGACCGCCGCGACGCGCTGCGCGCCATCGCCGCGGTGGTGCGCGGCGACGGGATCGAGGTGGACGCCGACAGCACGCCGGCCCGCTGGTCGGTCGCCGTCGTCCATGAGGTGGTCGTTCCCGGAACCGACCGGAAGTTGAAGCTGCGGTTCCGCGTGGCGCTCGGCCCGCTGCCCGACATCGAGGCCGAGCTGTGGGGCCTGATGACCGCGGAGGAGGGCTTCGGCCGTCCCCAGGCGAAGGCGCTGGGCAAGCGGGTCAAGGCGGCCTGCCTGTCCTCCGCCGCCATCGAGAAGGCGCGCGGCCGGGTGGACGGCTGGTTCGCCTCCATGGCGCAGCGCGCCAACGGCTTCGGCGAGGCGTGGCGGCCCAAGGGCTTCGCCGACGAGCTGGGCCGGGTGATCGGCTTCGGCGGGCGCATCCCGCGCCTGCAGACCCTGCTGGACGCGCTGGAGGAGGCCTTCTCCACCGCCGCCGCCCGCGCCGGCCTGAAGGTCCGGCGGGAGCGGCTGGAGAACGCCTCCGGCCTCGGCGTCTATCTCGACAGCTTCGCCACGGCCCGCGCCATGGTGCGCAAGCTGCGGCTGTTCGTCGGTCCGACCAACTCCGGCAAGACACACGCCGCCATGGACCGGCTGGCCGAGGCGCAGAGCGGCTGCTACCTCGCCCCGCTGCGCCTGCTGGCGCTGGAGGGGCAGGAGGCGCTGGAGACCCGCGGGCGGGCGTGCAGTCTGGTGACCGGCGAGGAGCGCGACGTGCGGCCCGGCGCCTCCTTCACCTCCTCGACCATCGAGATGGTCAACACGTCCAAGGTCTGGGGCGCCTGCGTCATCGACGAGATCCAGATGATCGGCGACCCCGACCGCGGCTGGGCCTGGACCCAGGCGGTGGCCGGCGTGGCCGCCCCGGAAATCCTGATGACCGGCTCCGCCGACGCCATCCCCTACGTGCAGCGCCTCGCCACCGCGCTGGGGGAGGAGCTGGAGGTCGTGGAGTTCACCCGCAAGTCGCCGCTGCGCGTGCAGGAGGAGCGGGTGCCGCTGGAGAATGTCCGCCGCGGCGACGCGGTGATCGCCTTCTCGCGCAAGGACGTGATGGGGCTGCGGCGCGAGCTGCTGGCCCGCGACCACACGGTGGCGGTGATCTACGGCGCCCTGTCGCCGGAGGTGCGCCGGGCCGAGGCGCGGCGCTTCCGCGACGGCACGGCGGACGTGCTGGTGGCGACCGACGCCATCGGCATGGGGCTGAACCTGCCGGTCGCCCGCGTCGTCCTGTCGACCACCCGCAAGTACGACGGACGGGAGGAGCGCGACCTCAACTCCTCCGAAATCCGTCAGATCGGCGGGCGGGCGGGGCGCTTCGGCATGCACGAGGAAGGCCGCGTCGCGGTGTTGGAGGGGGAGAACATCAACCCGGTGCGCCGGGCGCTGACCACCCCGCCGGTGCCGCCGGAGGACCCGCGGGCCTGGATCAGCCCCAATCTGACCCACGTCGAGGCCATCGCGCGGGAGCTGGACACCGACAGCCTCGCCAAGGTGCTGCGCACGGCGGGGCAGGAGCTGCTGCGCGCCAATCAGACCTTCCGCATGACCGACCTGGAGCAGCGCATCCAGGCCGCCGCCGCGGTGGACCGGGCGAAGCTGCCGCTGGCGGTGCGCGACATGCTGGCGCGCTGCCCCATCGACGTGCGCGACCAGAACAATTTGCGCCTGCTGGCGCTGTGGGCGACCAACCAGGGCAAGGGGATCCGCAACTCCGCCCCCGACGCCGCCGAGCGCTTCCATCACCGCGTCGGCACCGACGTCGAGCTGGAGAAGGCCGAGCGCGCGGTGAAGGAGCTGACCGCCTACGCGTGGTTGGCCTACCGCTTCCCCGACGCCTACCCGGACATGGACCTGTGCCAGGAGCGCCGGGCCATGCTGAACGCCTTCATCGAGCGCACGCTGGCCGAACGCTCGCTGGCCCGCGCCTGCCCGGTCTGCGGCACGCGTCTGAAGGCGAACCACCGTTTCCGGGTCTGCGACAGCTGCTACGCCGGGCGGGTCGAGGAGCGGCAGGGCGAGCGTCAGGGCGATCGGCGCGGGCGCCGCCCGGACGGGGCGCGCGGCCCGGACAGGGGAGCGGCCCCGGCGGAGGGCGGCCACCCGCAGTTCCACCACCCGCTGCCCGGCCGCAAGCGTGGCAAGGGCGGGGCGGGGCATCGCGGGCGTCGGCCCGCGGGGGGATGA
- a CDS encoding WecB/TagA/CpsF family glycosyltransferase, whose product MSAVERPTILSFLNAHGVNLCAGSSTAWSAFRASDVLLRDGVALETALPWLDQPVGLNMNGTDFIPLLLRHLSPRRVAVYGTAAPWLDEGIERLKERTPHDYVDAQHGFHSVEHYIARARELQPDVIILAMGMPRQEEVAAQLKRALDHKVLIVNGGAIIDFLAGRFTRAPAALQRIGLEWAFRLVQEPRRLFRRYCVGAFGFAHTVMLMRRAAMRSSSAPAPAPMHKEL is encoded by the coding sequence TTGTCAGCCGTTGAGCGCCCGACCATCCTGTCGTTTCTCAACGCTCACGGCGTGAATCTCTGCGCGGGGTCTTCCACCGCGTGGTCGGCCTTCCGCGCCTCCGACGTCCTGTTGCGGGACGGGGTGGCGCTGGAGACCGCGCTGCCGTGGCTCGACCAGCCGGTCGGCCTGAACATGAACGGCACCGACTTCATCCCGCTTCTCCTCCGCCACCTGTCCCCCCGTCGGGTCGCCGTCTACGGCACCGCGGCGCCCTGGCTGGACGAGGGGATTGAGCGGCTGAAGGAGCGGACCCCGCACGACTACGTCGATGCCCAGCACGGGTTCCATTCCGTGGAGCATTACATCGCCCGTGCGCGGGAGCTTCAGCCCGACGTCATCATTCTGGCCATGGGCATGCCCCGCCAGGAGGAGGTCGCGGCGCAGCTCAAGCGCGCGCTGGACCATAAGGTGCTGATCGTCAACGGCGGCGCCATCATCGATTTCCTCGCCGGGCGCTTCACCCGGGCCCCCGCCGCCCTCCAGCGCATCGGGCTGGAATGGGCGTTCCGGCTGGTCCAGGAGCCCCGCCGCCTGTTTCGCCGCTATTGCGTCGGCGCTTTCGGCTTCGCCCACACCGTCATGCTTATGCGCCGTGCCGCCATGCGTTCGTCCAGCGCCCCAGCACCAGCGCCCATGCATAAGGAGCTTTGA